From Xylocopilactobacillus apis, a single genomic window includes:
- a CDS encoding type II toxin-antitoxin system PemK/MazF family toxin — translation MAEVIYNQGDIVWINFNPTKGHEQNARRPAIICTI, via the coding sequence TTGGCTGAAGTAATTTATAATCAAGGTGATATTGTTTGGATTAATTTTAATCCAACTAAGGGACATGAACAAAATGCTCGAAGACCTGCGATCATTTGTACAATATAA